GTCCTCGGCATGCTGCTGGCCCGTATCTCCTCGTCGGGAATGCGGATTCCGCGTATTCCCGTTCTCCCGGCCGCCCTGGGTGTCATCAGCACGATCGTGGTGAACAGTACGTTCCTGCCGCACAGCTTCCTGTACGCGGCCTCGACCGTGGTCCCGCTCGCCATGCTGGTGTACGCGACCGCGGAGCTGGACCTGCGCGGCAGGGCCTCGCTGCTGCGCGCACCCGCCCTGGTGTACCTCGGTGAGATCTCCTACGCCATGTACCTCGTCCACTTCCTGGTACTGGGTTTGATGTACCTGTCCCTGACGGGTCTGGGATGGAGCAACCTCTCCGTGGTGCTGGCCGCCCTTCCCGTCGTACTGCTGTCCTCCTGGCTGCTGTACGCGGGGGTGGAGCGGCCGTGCGTCCGGCGCTTCTCCGTGTCCCGCCGGGCCCGCCCTCGTACCGCCACACCTTCGTGAACGCACCCGGGCGTTCCGGTGGTACGTGCGCCGCGTGCCCGGCCCCCGGAGCCGGTCCGGCGTACCCCGCCCGCCCTCCGCACCGGTGTCGGCGCTCCCCCCTCAGGACCACATCTGAAAGAAGCCCCCCATGATGAGTACGCGAAGCGCGCAGATCGCCGCCCACCGGCCCCGTTACCAGGACGAGCTGGCCCGCGGGCTGGAGCGGTTCTTCGAACCACGGCGCACCACCTGCCCCTGGTGCAGCTCCTCGCGGCTGCGCGGGCACCTGCGCACCACGGACCATCCCCAGCGCAAACCCGGGACGTTCGTACTCGACCAGTGCCGAAGTTGCGGGCATGTGTTCCAGAACCCCCGGCTGAGCGCGGACGGACTCGATTTCTACTACCGGGACTGTTACGACGGCCTGGGCGAGGCGACGATGGCGCGGCTGGCCGGCTCGCCCCTCGCGGTGAGGCTCTACCGGGCCCGCGCCCGGGCACTGCTCCCGTTCGGCCGCCCCTTACGCTGGCTGGACGTGGGCACCGGTCACGGCCACTTCTGCGCCGAGGCCCGAAGGGTCCATCCGGACACCCAGTTCCACGGGCTCGACTGGGGCGAGGGCGTCGAGATCGCCGCGCGCGAGGGCCGCATCGCGCGGGCCTACCGGGGCTCCTTCGTCGGGATGGCAGGTCAATTGGCCTGCCAGTACGACGTCGTGAGCATGCATCACTATCTGGAACACACTCTGGCACCACGGCAGGAACTGGCCGCCGCCCACACCGCGCTGCGCCCCGGCGGTCACCTCCTGGTGGAAGTGCCCGACCCGGAATCGGCCTCCGCCCGGCTGCTGGGCCAATGGTGGGGCCCATGGCTCCAGCCCCAGCATCTGCACTTCGTCCCTCTGGACAACCTGTGCGGCGCGCTGGCCGAGC
This portion of the Streptomyces caniferus genome encodes:
- a CDS encoding class I SAM-dependent methyltransferase, which gives rise to MMSTRSAQIAAHRPRYQDELARGLERFFEPRRTTCPWCSSSRLRGHLRTTDHPQRKPGTFVLDQCRSCGHVFQNPRLSADGLDFYYRDCYDGLGEATMARLAGSPLAVRLYRARARALLPFGRPLRWLDVGTGHGHFCAEARRVHPDTQFHGLDWGEGVEIAAREGRIARAYRGSFVGMAGQLACQYDVVSMHHYLEHTLAPRQELAAAHTALRPGGHLLVEVPDPESASARLLGQWWGPWLQPQHLHFVPLDNLCGALAEQGFTVVATDRQEPHVPTDLTSAAVNMLKSVLPSEDLPWLPERPGPLRRWVRRLGLLAVAPALVVLVGIDIALAPLTRRTRLSNAYRVVARRD